A region of Beijerinckia sp. 28-YEA-48 DNA encodes the following proteins:
- a CDS encoding amidase, with product MLGTGATIAELAQNYRQGGRAEAVKVQLARIADPAGEGVRTFFSTFDEQALAQAQAYDRASNPPALAGITVSIKDLFDIAGQATAAGSTFLRKAPPAKRDALVVQRLRKAGLIPIGRTNMTEFAYSGLGINPHFGTPANPFDRAAKRIPGGSSSGAAVSVADGMADVGLGTDTGGSCRIPAALCGLVGFKPTASRVPRDGVLPLSPTLDSVGPLARSVACCAAVDSVLADDPTPIAEVSVAQLRLGVPSAYVFDDVDATTAKAFEAALSRLSKAGAKIETVDASALLDIPKINHKGGFSAREAYLYHRAWIAEHGAEYDPRVVSRIVKGESQTDEDERILVRERQRLIASVAHFDAFDALVMPTTPLVAPTIAELADEAAYTRVNLLMLRNCTVTNTLDRCAISLPCHTPGSAPVGLMLMGAQGADRRLLGVAQAVESALG from the coding sequence ATGTTAGGCACAGGAGCGACAATCGCCGAATTGGCTCAGAATTATCGCCAGGGCGGCCGGGCAGAAGCTGTCAAGGTTCAGCTCGCGCGTATCGCCGATCCGGCCGGAGAGGGCGTGCGCACGTTTTTCTCCACCTTCGACGAGCAGGCGCTGGCCCAGGCGCAGGCCTATGATCGCGCGTCGAACCCGCCGGCACTGGCTGGCATCACGGTGAGCATCAAGGATCTGTTTGATATTGCCGGGCAGGCCACGGCCGCCGGCTCCACCTTCCTGCGCAAGGCCCCGCCGGCGAAGCGGGATGCGCTGGTGGTGCAGCGGCTGCGCAAGGCCGGACTTATTCCGATTGGCCGCACCAATATGACCGAGTTCGCCTATTCGGGCCTCGGTATCAATCCGCATTTCGGCACGCCGGCCAATCCGTTCGATCGCGCGGCCAAGCGCATTCCGGGCGGATCTTCGTCGGGCGCCGCTGTTTCGGTCGCCGACGGCATGGCCGATGTCGGGCTTGGCACCGATACGGGCGGCTCGTGCCGCATTCCCGCTGCGCTCTGCGGTCTGGTCGGATTCAAGCCAACGGCGAGCCGCGTACCGCGTGACGGCGTTCTGCCGTTGTCGCCGACGCTCGATTCCGTCGGTCCTCTGGCTCGCTCGGTTGCGTGCTGCGCGGCTGTGGACAGCGTCCTCGCCGACGACCCGACGCCGATCGCGGAGGTGTCCGTGGCGCAGCTACGTCTCGGCGTGCCCTCAGCTTATGTGTTCGACGACGTCGATGCGACAACGGCCAAGGCTTTCGAAGCGGCGTTGTCGCGACTGTCGAAGGCCGGCGCCAAGATCGAGACGGTGGATGCCTCGGCGCTCCTCGATATTCCCAAGATCAATCACAAGGGCGGTTTCAGCGCGCGGGAGGCCTATCTCTATCACCGGGCGTGGATCGCCGAGCATGGCGCCGAGTATGATCCGCGCGTCGTGTCGCGCATTGTCAAGGGCGAGAGCCAGACGGATGAAGATGAGCGCATTCTCGTGCGCGAGCGTCAGCGGCTGATCGCCTCGGTTGCGCATTTCGATGCGTTCGACGCCCTGGTCATGCCAACGACGCCTCTGGTCGCGCCGACCATTGCGGAGCTCGCTGATGAGGCAGCGTATACGCGCGTCAACCTGCTGATGCTGCGCAATTGCACCGTCACCAATACGCTCGATCGCTGTGCCATTTCGCTGCCCTGTCACACGCCGGGCAGCGCGCCTGTCGGCTTAATGCTGATGGGCGCTCAGGGCGCCGATCGTCGTTTGCTCGGTGTGGCGCAGGCGGTTGAGAGTGCTCTCGGCTAG